In one Brevibacillus choshinensis genomic region, the following are encoded:
- a CDS encoding DUF1934 domain-containing protein — MLDVQIELTAKHRVDGDWEETTHSYQGKCVQKVGAWYLTYKEQVEGAGEVSTTLKLTEQSITLVRQGGVSTRQQFEKGASTHSSYQSPYGPFAMETHTNKLRIRYEQEMPTHIELAYQLWMNEQYAGEHELSILVRK, encoded by the coding sequence ATGCTAGACGTGCAAATCGAATTGACAGCCAAACACCGTGTAGACGGCGACTGGGAGGAAACGACCCACTCCTATCAAGGGAAATGTGTGCAGAAGGTCGGGGCCTGGTACTTGACCTACAAGGAGCAGGTAGAAGGCGCAGGAGAGGTCAGTACGACTCTCAAGCTGACGGAACAGTCGATCACGCTTGTACGTCAAGGCGGAGTATCGACACGACAGCAGTTCGAAAAGGGAGCCAGCACCCATTCGAGCTATCAAAGCCCGTACGGACCCTTTGCCATGGAGACTCATACGAATAAGCTGCGAATTCGCTATGAACAGGAGATGCCTACCCATATAGAACTCGCTTACCAGCTGTGGATGAATGAGCAATATGCCGGTGAGCACGAACTGTCCATACTGGTACGAAAATAA
- the speE gene encoding polyamine aminopropyltransferase: protein MELWYTEKQTENHGITTKITDTLYSEKTEFQQIDVITTKQFGRMLVLDGMVMTTDVDEFVYHEMITHVALNTHPNPKKVLVVGGGDGGAIREIVKHPSVEKAVLAEIDGGVIESCKKYFPEIASALTGNSRVDVQVIDGIKHIHDHKGEYDVIMVDSTEPVGPAVGLFEKGFYQGIHDALKPDGIMVAQTESPWFNRELIKRVFKDLKSIFPVTRLYTCSIPTYPSGLWSFTIASKQHDPLEVDASKIKTLDTKYYNADLHHAVFKLPNFVAELTRD, encoded by the coding sequence ATGGAATTGTGGTACACCGAGAAACAAACGGAAAATCACGGGATTACAACGAAAATTACTGACACCCTATACAGTGAAAAAACCGAGTTTCAACAAATCGACGTCATTACTACCAAGCAATTTGGACGCATGTTAGTGCTCGACGGCATGGTTATGACCACCGATGTCGATGAGTTTGTTTACCATGAGATGATCACTCACGTAGCGCTCAACACTCACCCGAACCCGAAAAAGGTGCTGGTAGTAGGCGGCGGCGACGGCGGAGCAATCCGCGAAATCGTGAAGCATCCATCCGTGGAAAAAGCGGTATTGGCTGAAATCGACGGTGGCGTAATTGAGTCCTGCAAAAAATATTTCCCTGAGATTGCAAGTGCGCTGACTGGTAATTCCCGCGTTGACGTACAAGTAATCGATGGTATCAAACACATTCATGACCACAAAGGCGAGTACGATGTGATCATGGTTGACTCCACAGAACCAGTTGGACCGGCAGTTGGCCTGTTCGAAAAAGGTTTCTACCAAGGCATCCATGACGCTCTGAAGCCAGATGGCATCATGGTAGCGCAAACCGAATCGCCATGGTTCAACCGTGAACTGATCAAGCGCGTATTCAAAGATCTCAAATCGATCTTCCCGGTTACCCGTCTCTATACTTGCAGCATCCCGACCTATCCATCTGGTCTGTGGAGCTTCACCATTGCTTCCAAGCAACACGATCCATTGGAAGTAGATGCTTCTAAAATCAAAACTCTTGATACCAAATACTACAATGCGGACCTTCACCACGCTGTCTTCAAACTGCCTAACTTCGTGGCTGAGCTGACCCGCGACTAA
- the speB gene encoding agmatinase: MRFDEAYSGNVFIRSHGNYEESQAVIYGMPMDWTVSFRPGSRFGPARIREVSIGLEEYSPYLDRLLEDIKYFDAGDIPLPFGNVEGSLDMIRNFVAKVLEDGKFPFGLGGEHLVSWPVFQAVYEKYKDMVVFHFDAHTDLRDNYEGYQYSHSTPIKKVCNLIGGKNVYSFGIRSGMREEFEWAKENMHLYKYDVLEPVKKVLPTIGNRPIYLTIDIDVLDPSHAPGTGTTEAGGITSRELLDTIHFMANNGANVIGCDLVEVAPVYDHSEMTQIVASKIVRELLLSFVK; the protein is encoded by the coding sequence ATGCGTTTTGACGAAGCATACTCCGGCAATGTCTTCATCCGTAGCCACGGTAATTACGAGGAGAGCCAGGCAGTCATTTACGGTATGCCTATGGACTGGACAGTGAGCTTCCGTCCAGGCTCCCGTTTTGGTCCTGCTCGGATCCGCGAAGTATCCATCGGTCTGGAAGAGTACAGCCCGTACCTCGACCGACTGTTGGAAGACATCAAGTACTTTGATGCAGGCGACATTCCACTTCCTTTCGGGAACGTGGAAGGTAGCTTGGATATGATCCGCAATTTTGTTGCGAAAGTGCTGGAAGACGGCAAGTTCCCATTCGGTTTGGGTGGCGAGCATTTGGTTTCCTGGCCTGTATTCCAAGCCGTTTATGAAAAGTACAAAGATATGGTGGTTTTCCACTTTGACGCGCATACGGACCTGCGTGACAACTACGAGGGCTATCAGTACTCTCACTCCACTCCGATCAAAAAGGTGTGCAACCTGATCGGTGGAAAGAATGTCTACTCGTTCGGTATTCGCAGCGGTATGCGCGAAGAGTTCGAGTGGGCGAAAGAAAACATGCACCTGTACAAATACGACGTGCTGGAGCCAGTGAAAAAGGTATTGCCAACTATCGGCAATCGCCCGATTTACCTGACGATCGATATTGATGTTCTCGATCCTTCTCACGCGCCGGGTACCGGTACGACAGAAGCAGGCGGCATCACTTCCCGTGAACTGCTGGACACGATTCATTTTATGGCCAACAACGGGGCAAACGTAATCGGTTGCGACCTGGTAGAGGTAGCGCCTGTATACGACCACAGTGAAATGACGCAAATCGTCGCATCTAAAATCGTGCGCGAGCTGCTGTTGAGCTTCGTAAAATAA
- the kamA gene encoding lysine 2,3-aminomutase, whose product MTVATKRDWRQLELWKDVTDEQWNDWMWQLTHTIKTVDDLKQVINLTPEEEEGVRISTQTIPLNITPYYANLMDQDDPKDPVRMQSVPLSSEMVRTKYDMEDPLHEDADSPVPGLTHRYPDRVLFLVTNQCSMYCRYCTRRRFSGQIGMGVPKKQLDACIDYIRRTPEVRDVLLSGGDGLLINDRVLEYILSSLREIEHVEIIRIGTRAPVVFPQRITENLCNILKKYHPVWLNTHFNHPKEITPEAKQACEMLANAGVPLGNQAVILAGINDCANTMKKLVQDLVKIRVRPYYIYQCDLSEGIGHFRAPVSKGIEIIEHLRGHTSGYAVPTFVVDAPHGGGKIPVSPNYIISQASDKVVLRNFEGVITSYPEPKHYHEHDEENCEYCKASKGKAVGIAALMQDEADNLEPTDLPRNKRIKATKVKSLADVRTEQKIKKEQPDSTEKEVSGK is encoded by the coding sequence ATGACGGTAGCGACTAAGCGCGACTGGCGCCAACTTGAGCTTTGGAAAGATGTAACAGACGAACAATGGAATGACTGGATGTGGCAGCTGACCCACACCATTAAAACGGTAGATGATCTCAAACAGGTGATCAATCTGACGCCTGAAGAAGAAGAAGGCGTACGCATTTCCACGCAGACGATCCCGTTGAATATTACTCCATACTACGCCAACCTGATGGATCAAGACGATCCAAAAGATCCAGTGCGTATGCAGTCTGTTCCTCTTTCTTCCGAGATGGTTCGCACCAAGTACGACATGGAAGATCCACTTCATGAAGACGCGGATTCACCTGTGCCAGGTCTGACTCACCGCTATCCAGACCGTGTCCTGTTCCTCGTGACCAACCAGTGCTCGATGTATTGCCGTTATTGCACACGCCGTCGCTTCTCCGGCCAAATCGGCATGGGCGTACCTAAAAAGCAACTGGATGCTTGTATTGACTACATCCGCCGCACGCCTGAAGTGCGTGACGTTCTTTTGTCCGGTGGAGACGGCCTGCTGATTAACGACCGTGTACTCGAGTACATCCTGAGCAGCCTGCGTGAAATCGAGCACGTAGAAATCATCCGTATCGGTACTCGCGCTCCTGTTGTGTTCCCGCAGCGCATTACCGAAAACCTGTGCAATATCTTGAAAAAGTACCACCCTGTATGGCTCAACACGCACTTCAACCATCCAAAAGAAATTACACCAGAAGCAAAGCAAGCCTGTGAAATGCTCGCCAACGCAGGTGTGCCACTGGGTAACCAAGCCGTTATCCTTGCTGGAATCAACGATTGCGCCAACACCATGAAAAAACTGGTGCAGGACCTGGTCAAAATCCGCGTCCGCCCATACTATATTTATCAGTGCGACCTGTCCGAAGGTATTGGTCACTTCCGCGCACCTGTAAGCAAAGGGATCGAAATCATCGAACACTTACGCGGCCATACCTCTGGCTATGCAGTACCGACGTTTGTGGTGGATGCTCCACACGGTGGCGGTAAAATTCCTGTAAGCCCGAACTACATTATCTCGCAGGCTTCCGACAAAGTGGTATTGCGCAACTTCGAGGGTGTAATTACCTCGTATCCAGAACCAAAGCACTACCACGAGCACGACGAAGAAAACTGCGAATACTGCAAGGCATCCAAAGGAAAAGCTGTGGGTATCGCTGCCCTCATGCAGGACGAAGCAGACAATCTGGAGCCTACCGATCTGCCGCGTAACAAGCGTATCAAAGCGACCAAGGTGAAGTCGCTGGCAGACGTTCGCACCGAGCAAAAAATAAAAAAAGAGCAACCGGATTCCACGGAAAAAGAAGTTTCCGGTAAATAA
- a CDS encoding sigma-54 interaction domain-containing protein produces the protein MPLSDTVEMLQAILGAIDEGIHVVDASGITIFYNHVAAKLDGLTSEEVLGKPLLEVFPSLDRESSTLLRVIDSGESIYNQPQVYKNWKGVRVETINTTLPVRVGKRLVGAVEVAKDIGKLKELSERLVDLQAKISKPKRTKRSADGLSFQFEDILTSNEEMNQVKERARRAARTSSPVLIYGETGTGKELFVQSIHQASARSSKPFIAQNCAALPSSLLESLLFGSTKGSFTGADDRPGLFELADGGTLFLDELNSMPLDLQAKLLRVLQDGQIRRIGGSQQIKVDVRVIAAVNEPPKILVQQGLMRTDLYYRINVVSFELPPLRRRREDIDLLVSHFLDKFNQQFGMNVQGISPEVKGLFASYAWPGNVRELEHVVEAAMNMVDSDTIEVDHLPPHSLERPMGQSTAETWMPETLLQAREGRSLPDLMKEMEEQVIQEAMKSTEGNVLRAAKLLGIPRQTLQYKLNQRTNPLN, from the coding sequence ATGCCATTGTCCGATACAGTGGAAATGTTACAGGCGATTCTCGGGGCAATTGACGAAGGGATTCACGTGGTAGATGCCAGCGGGATCACGATTTTCTATAATCATGTGGCGGCCAAACTGGATGGGCTCACCTCGGAGGAGGTCTTGGGCAAGCCACTACTCGAGGTGTTTCCTTCATTGGATCGCGAGTCCAGTACATTACTCCGCGTAATTGATAGCGGCGAGTCGATCTACAATCAGCCACAGGTCTATAAAAACTGGAAGGGCGTACGGGTGGAGACGATTAATACTACCTTGCCGGTGCGAGTCGGTAAGCGCTTGGTCGGAGCCGTCGAGGTCGCGAAAGACATCGGAAAGCTAAAGGAGCTGTCAGAGCGTCTAGTTGATCTGCAGGCCAAGATCAGCAAGCCCAAACGGACGAAGCGTTCAGCAGATGGACTTTCTTTTCAGTTCGAAGATATCTTGACCAGTAACGAAGAGATGAACCAAGTGAAGGAGCGTGCTCGTCGGGCAGCACGAACTTCGTCCCCCGTGTTAATTTACGGCGAGACGGGTACTGGAAAAGAACTTTTCGTACAATCTATTCACCAGGCATCGGCGCGTAGCAGCAAGCCGTTTATTGCTCAAAACTGTGCGGCGCTCCCTTCTTCTCTGCTGGAAAGCTTGCTTTTCGGTTCGACAAAAGGGAGCTTCACAGGAGCTGATGACAGGCCAGGTTTGTTTGAGCTGGCTGATGGAGGCACCTTGTTTTTAGATGAATTAAACAGTATGCCGCTTGATTTGCAGGCCAAGCTGCTACGTGTTTTACAGGACGGTCAGATCCGTCGTATTGGCGGCAGCCAGCAGATCAAAGTCGATGTGCGCGTGATCGCTGCAGTCAATGAACCGCCGAAAATCCTTGTCCAACAAGGATTGATGCGTACAGACCTGTATTACCGGATCAATGTGGTGTCGTTCGAATTGCCGCCATTGCGCAGGCGGAGGGAGGACATTGATCTTTTGGTAAGCCATTTCCTCGATAAGTTTAACCAGCAATTCGGCATGAATGTACAAGGAATCAGCCCCGAAGTAAAGGGATTGTTTGCCTCTTATGCGTGGCCAGGAAATGTTCGCGAGCTGGAGCATGTCGTTGAGGCTGCGATGAATATGGTCGACTCGGATACGATCGAGGTGGATCACCTGCCCCCGCACTCGCTAGAGAGACCGATGGGGCAATCGACTGCGGAGACGTGGATGCCGGAAACGCTGCTGCAAGCTAGGGAGGGTCGGTCATTGCCCGACCTGATGAAGGAAATGGAGGAGCAAGTCATCCAAGAAGCGATGAAATCGACGGAAGGCAATGTACTTCGGGCAGCAAAGCTTCTGGGAATACCTCGTCAAACCTTGCAGTACAAACTGAATCAGCGAACGAATCCTTTAAACTAA
- a CDS encoding MFS transporter gives MKEVFANVDFRKLFFSNLFSGFGQGMTMIGIAWYLVETTGSAQLLGSTMFSSAVLMFFIGPYIGTLIDRFSRKKMLLVENAIGFSVLGALAVWGFFGSYVEWMLIAIYLVTTFMYQIHYPAQSALVQEGFEPRHYNSINSLLEIEGQTASVLAGGVAGYLLSSYGLHIVILFNALTYLFAFGLLSTMKYTFTLEGEAKANQGVNWLGQLGQSWRYIREKRGFLVFGISAMMPFIAIMASNLLKPVYVSQTLKADVSIFSFGEMAYAIGAVAAGVLVSIMVAKMGQLSAIVGNTLLFAIVIIAMVSLPYGWALVASYMVYGWCNASVRLIRQSLYMTIVPKHFMGRVMSFFNSIGMMMRLVLIGLFTMMIDYTGASTGYVILAGLLLLAAVGIAITMRSMLAEAHEQAAVATEER, from the coding sequence ATGAAAGAAGTCTTTGCTAACGTAGATTTTCGTAAATTATTTTTCTCTAATCTTTTTTCCGGATTTGGCCAAGGAATGACGATGATCGGGATTGCCTGGTATTTGGTAGAAACGACGGGATCGGCCCAGCTACTAGGCTCCACAATGTTTTCCTCTGCCGTCTTGATGTTTTTTATTGGTCCATACATTGGCACCTTGATTGACCGCTTTTCCCGCAAAAAAATGCTGCTGGTGGAAAATGCAATCGGATTTAGCGTACTCGGCGCCTTAGCAGTATGGGGCTTTTTTGGTTCGTACGTCGAATGGATGCTCATCGCGATTTATCTCGTGACGACTTTTATGTACCAGATTCATTACCCGGCTCAATCCGCGTTGGTACAGGAAGGCTTTGAACCGAGACATTACAATAGCATTAATAGCTTGTTGGAGATCGAAGGACAGACGGCTTCCGTTCTTGCGGGCGGGGTCGCCGGATATTTATTGAGTTCATACGGCTTGCATATCGTCATCCTTTTTAATGCGCTGACCTATCTGTTTGCTTTCGGTTTGCTGTCCACCATGAAATACACCTTTACCTTGGAGGGCGAAGCCAAGGCAAACCAGGGTGTCAATTGGCTGGGACAGCTCGGGCAAAGCTGGCGATACATACGGGAGAAGCGGGGGTTCCTGGTCTTTGGAATCTCAGCCATGATGCCGTTCATCGCCATTATGGCGAGCAATTTGTTAAAGCCCGTGTATGTGAGCCAGACACTAAAGGCAGACGTTTCGATCTTTTCTTTCGGAGAAATGGCCTATGCGATAGGAGCGGTGGCTGCAGGTGTGCTTGTCTCCATTATGGTCGCCAAAATGGGTCAATTGTCGGCGATCGTGGGCAACACTCTCCTGTTCGCAATTGTAATTATCGCGATGGTATCCTTACCATATGGCTGGGCACTGGTAGCATCCTACATGGTGTACGGCTGGTGTAATGCTTCTGTCCGTTTGATTCGACAATCTCTCTATATGACGATCGTACCGAAACATTTTATGGGGCGAGTCATGAGCTTTTTCAATTCAATCGGTATGATGATGCGTCTGGTGTTGATTGGTCTGTTTACGATGATGATCGACTATACAGGCGCAAGCACTGGGTATGTGATTCTGGCAGGTCTCTTACTGCTGGCTGCTGTTGGTATCGCCATTACGATGCGCTCCATGCTCGCTGAGGCTCATGAGCAGGCCGCGGTTGCAACGGAAGAGCGTTGA
- a CDS encoding transglycosylase domain-containing protein gives MEVIREAPLLRYLRWAKKFVKFVILSLLCVSFAALLLILYLRSQPLPETFVKQTTTIYASTGDVLDTMHRGENRIVVPISDIAPPLVDATIAIEDRSFREHYGFDWRRLAKAAYVDVINMDMRQGASTITQQLARNLYLSLDKTWERKIKEALLAIQLELNYSKDEILEMYMNQIYYGHSAYGAQAAAQTYFGKDAKSLTIAESAMLAGIPKGPSYYSPFIDFEKAKSRQKLILDAMERDGMITQKQAEQAFAETIKLKDRTSDSVAEQAPYFRDYIANLVKNKYGIDEELFIHGGLKIHTTLDPVMQKKAEDIVASVLPKDNPNLQVALVAMDPATGYIKAMVGGRDYKQSQYNRALGKRQPGSSFKPIMYLAALQNGYTPLTMMKSEPTVFTYDNNKQYIPNNFGGKYAHAMINMREAIKTSDNIYAVKTIDFLGPQKVVDEANKLGITSPLQAVPSLALGTSPVSPLELNTAYSAIANKGQAVKPIAITSIEDNQGNILVEEKPEKTPAADPIAASLLTNLMQSVFERGGTGFRVVNELNRPVAGKTGSTDYDAWLSGFTPQLVSTVWIGYDKNQKVDDVKEGYLSKKIWAQFMESALKDQPPALFDMPAGVVSVYIDPHSGKLATEHCPTPQLFYFASGTEPQDYCTDHLPANEAPTPLKPPDTSSFWQRMGSWWKPVE, from the coding sequence ATGGAAGTGATTCGGGAAGCGCCCTTGCTCCGTTATCTACGTTGGGCCAAGAAATTCGTAAAATTTGTCATACTCAGCCTATTATGCGTATCTTTTGCCGCCCTGCTCCTGATCTTGTATCTACGTTCGCAGCCGTTGCCTGAGACATTTGTCAAACAGACTACGACCATTTACGCCTCTACAGGTGATGTACTGGACACCATGCATCGCGGTGAAAACCGGATCGTAGTACCAATCAGTGATATCGCTCCTCCGCTCGTAGATGCAACCATCGCCATTGAAGACCGGTCGTTTCGCGAGCATTACGGCTTCGACTGGAGACGATTGGCGAAAGCAGCTTACGTGGATGTCATCAACATGGACATGCGTCAAGGAGCCAGCACGATTACCCAGCAATTAGCGCGGAATCTATACCTGAGCCTGGATAAAACGTGGGAACGAAAAATCAAGGAAGCATTGCTCGCGATCCAATTGGAGCTGAACTATAGCAAGGACGAGATTCTGGAGATGTATATGAACCAGATCTACTACGGGCACTCCGCTTACGGTGCACAAGCTGCTGCGCAAACATACTTTGGCAAAGACGCCAAAAGTTTGACCATCGCGGAAAGTGCCATGTTGGCAGGAATTCCAAAAGGACCTTCGTACTACTCTCCTTTTATCGATTTCGAAAAAGCAAAATCACGGCAAAAGCTGATTCTGGATGCGATGGAGCGCGACGGAATGATCACCCAAAAGCAGGCCGAACAAGCCTTTGCCGAAACCATCAAGCTAAAAGATCGAACTTCGGATAGCGTGGCGGAGCAAGCACCTTATTTCCGCGACTATATCGCCAATTTGGTCAAAAACAAGTACGGCATCGACGAAGAATTGTTTATACACGGGGGCTTAAAGATCCATACGACATTGGACCCCGTTATGCAAAAAAAGGCAGAGGATATCGTCGCATCTGTATTGCCAAAGGATAATCCCAACCTGCAAGTCGCACTGGTCGCCATGGATCCTGCTACCGGCTACATCAAAGCGATGGTCGGAGGCCGGGATTACAAACAGAGTCAGTACAACCGTGCACTTGGGAAACGACAACCGGGTTCGTCTTTCAAACCGATTATGTACCTCGCAGCCCTGCAGAACGGATACACGCCTCTGACCATGATGAAGAGCGAGCCAACCGTTTTTACCTACGACAATAACAAGCAATACATCCCCAATAATTTCGGGGGAAAATATGCCCATGCGATGATTAACATGCGGGAAGCCATCAAGACCTCGGATAATATTTACGCAGTAAAGACCATCGACTTTTTGGGTCCACAGAAGGTTGTGGATGAAGCGAATAAGCTGGGCATTACGAGCCCGTTACAAGCAGTTCCTTCGCTGGCTTTGGGCACGTCTCCAGTCTCCCCGCTGGAACTGAATACCGCTTATTCTGCGATTGCCAACAAGGGCCAGGCTGTCAAGCCAATCGCCATTACTTCCATCGAGGACAATCAAGGAAATATTTTGGTCGAGGAAAAACCGGAAAAAACGCCTGCTGCTGATCCGATTGCTGCTTCCTTGCTGACCAATCTGATGCAAAGTGTGTTTGAGCGTGGCGGCACAGGCTTCCGAGTCGTAAATGAGTTAAATCGCCCGGTTGCTGGAAAAACAGGCTCGACCGATTATGATGCTTGGCTGAGCGGATTTACGCCACAGCTCGTGTCCACCGTCTGGATCGGATACGACAAAAACCAAAAAGTAGACGACGTGAAAGAAGGATATTTATCCAAAAAAATCTGGGCGCAATTTATGGAGAGTGCCTTGAAAGACCAACCTCCAGCTCTGTTCGATATGCCTGCTGGAGTGGTCTCCGTCTACATCGATCCTCATTCGGGGAAATTGGCCACCGAGCATTGTCCTACGCCTCAATTGTTCTACTTTGCGAGTGGAACAGAACCGCAGGATTACTGCACAGACCATTTACCGGCGAATGAAGCGCCAACACCGTTAAAGCCACCGGATACATCCTCTTTTTGGCAGCGGATGGGCAGCTGGTGGAAGCCGGTTGAGTAA